AACTGGATGCCATCCGTGCTGAATATGAAGCAAGGGGTGATGTTTTCTCTTATGACAACAAAACAAGAAACCGATTGAGAAACAGCCTTGCTCTTTCTGAAGAAGAAGTTCAGAAATTACTGGATGAAAAAACACCGTATGTGGTAAGATTCAAAATGCCTGTTGACAGAACTTTAAATCTTGAAGACATCATCCGCGGAAAATCATCTGTTAATACAAATACTTTAGACGATAAAGTTTTGGTAAAAAACGACGGAATGCCGACTTACCATTTTGCCAACATTATCGATGATCACGAAATGGAAATTTCTCACGTGATCCGTGGTGAAGAATGGCTGCCTTCTTTAGGGTTACATACTTTGTTATATGAAGCCATGGGCTGGAAAGCACCTCAGTTTGCTCATCTTTCATTAATTTTAAAACCAGAAGGAAAAGGAAAATTAAGCAAAAGAGACGGCGACAAATTCGGGTTCCCGGTTTTCCCGCTGAACTTCACGGATCCTGTTACTGGAAATGTTTCTAAAGGATACAGAGAAAGCGGATATCTTCCGGAAGCGTTTATTAATATGGTTGCTTTATTAGGATGGTCTCCTGCAGATGATAAAGAAATTTTATCCCTAGATGAAATGGCAAAAGAATTTGATTTAAATAAAGTTCACAAAGCCGGAGCAAGGTTCAGTAAAGAAAAAGCAGAATGGTTCAATCACCAGTATATTCAGAAAACATCTGACGAAGATTTATTGAATATTCTTAAAAATTCATATTTAAACCTTACTCTTTCTGATGAGAAATTATTAAAAGTAATCCACCTGATGAAAGAAAGAGCAACTTTCCCTAAAGACATTTATGAAAACGGGAAGTTCTTCTTCGAAGCTCCAACGTCTTATGATGAAAAAGCTTCAAAAAAAGCATGGAATGATGAAACTTCCGCAATTTTAGGGGAATTGTCCACAAATTTGGAGGGAGCGGACTTTAATACTGAAAACCTGAAACAGATTGTTCATGACTTCGCTGAAAACAAAGGATTGGGGATGGGTAAAGTGATGATGCCTTTACGTTTAGCGTTAGTAGGAGAACTGAAAGGACCTGATGTTCCGGACATCATGGAACTTCTTGGAAAAGAGGAAACTATCTCCAGAATAAGCAATGCTATAAATAATTTTAAATAAAATTACCATATTTTTCATACATTTGAAAGATTTAATTTACTTCAAGAAATGGAATATTTAAGTTTCGAACTTCCTATAAAAGAATTAATGGATCAATATCAAACTTGTTCTTTAGTAGGAGAAGAAAGTGGTGTTGATGTAAAATTAGCATGCAGCCAAATTGAGGATAAGATTTTAGAAAAGAAAAAAGAAATCTACGGAAATCTGACTCCTTGGCAAAGAGTACAACTCTCCCGTCATCCGGATCGTCCTTACGCTTTAGACTATATCAATGGAATGGCAGACAAAGGCAGTTTCTTAGAACTTCACGGTGACAGAAATTTTGCTGATGACCCTGCAATGGTAGGAGGCTTAATCACTCTTGACGGTCAAAGAGTAATGATTATTGGAACTCAAAAAGGCAGAACAACTAAAGAAAGACAATACAGAAGATTTGGAATGCCGAATCCTGAAGGATACAGAAAAGCTTTGAGATTGATGAAGCTTGCTGAAAAATTCCAGATTCCTGTAGTAACTTTAGTAGACACACCGGGAGCTTACCCAGGATTGGAAGCAGAAGAAAGAGGTCAGGGAGAGGCAATTGCCAGAAACATTTTTGAAATGGTTCAGCTTAAAACCCCGATCTTTACTTATATTA
Above is a genomic segment from Chryseobacterium geocarposphaerae containing:
- the gltX gene encoding glutamate--tRNA ligase; this encodes MEKVRVRFAPSPTGPLHLGGVRTALYDYLFAKNQGGEFVLRIEDTDTARYVEGAEEYIEEALEWCGIIADESPKKGGKFAPYRQSERRDIYDRYTEQILKTDYAYIAFDTAEELDAIRAEYEARGDVFSYDNKTRNRLRNSLALSEEEVQKLLDEKTPYVVRFKMPVDRTLNLEDIIRGKSSVNTNTLDDKVLVKNDGMPTYHFANIIDDHEMEISHVIRGEEWLPSLGLHTLLYEAMGWKAPQFAHLSLILKPEGKGKLSKRDGDKFGFPVFPLNFTDPVTGNVSKGYRESGYLPEAFINMVALLGWSPADDKEILSLDEMAKEFDLNKVHKAGARFSKEKAEWFNHQYIQKTSDEDLLNILKNSYLNLTLSDEKLLKVIHLMKERATFPKDIYENGKFFFEAPTSYDEKASKKAWNDETSAILGELSTNLEGADFNTENLKQIVHDFAENKGLGMGKVMMPLRLALVGELKGPDVPDIMELLGKEETISRISNAINNFK
- a CDS encoding acetyl-CoA carboxylase carboxyltransferase subunit alpha, translating into MEYLSFELPIKELMDQYQTCSLVGEESGVDVKLACSQIEDKILEKKKEIYGNLTPWQRVQLSRHPDRPYALDYINGMADKGSFLELHGDRNFADDPAMVGGLITLDGQRVMIIGTQKGRTTKERQYRRFGMPNPEGYRKALRLMKLAEKFQIPVVTLVDTPGAYPGLEAEERGQGEAIARNIFEMVQLKTPIFTYIIGEGASGGALGIGVGNKVYMLENTWYTVIAPESCSSILWRNWDHKEDAANALNLTPKDALREKFIDGIIEEPLGGAHYDSETTFLNLKNSILQNIKAFSKFTGQELETQRQDKFIAMGQFKG